The following proteins are encoded in a genomic region of Bacillota bacterium:
- a CDS encoding cyclodeaminase/cyclohydrolase family protein, which translates to MLNLTVNDFLKQLASAAPAPGGGSASALTGALAAALVNMVANLTQGKEKFAADEEYMSQLIQAAAVVRRQLAELMEEDTLAFQQVMAAFKLPRETAAEKEHRQARIQATMIHAAQVPLKTAETALRVLELSQIAAEKGNPSAVSDAGVAALLAQAAVEGAALNVKINLGSIKDQAAKSDLAEHIDQIAQTARCLANDVLAAVENKIDGQ; encoded by the coding sequence ATGCTTAATTTAACGGTGAATGATTTCCTGAAGCAGCTGGCTTCCGCTGCTCCGGCTCCCGGCGGCGGCAGTGCTTCCGCCCTAACTGGAGCGCTGGCAGCTGCGCTGGTTAACATGGTGGCTAACCTTACTCAGGGGAAAGAAAAGTTTGCCGCTGACGAAGAATACATGTCTCAGTTAATCCAAGCTGCCGCTGTTGTGCGCCGGCAACTGGCCGAGCTTATGGAAGAAGATACTTTGGCTTTTCAACAGGTAATGGCGGCTTTCAAGCTACCCCGGGAGACAGCTGCCGAGAAAGAGCATCGTCAAGCCCGGATTCAAGCCACCATGATCCATGCCGCCCAGGTGCCGCTAAAAACAGCGGAGACAGCTTTGAGAGTGCTGGAGCTGTCTCAAATAGCAGCCGAAAAGGGGAATCCGTCTGCCGTAAGTGATGCCGGCGTGGCGGCACTGCTGGCGCAGGCGGCGGTGGAAGGAGCAGCCCTGAATGTAAAGATCAACCTGGGCTCGATTAAAGATCAAGCGGCTAAATCTGATCTGGCTGAGCACATAGATCAGATAGCGCAAACGGCCCGCTGCTTAGCTAACGATGTGTTGGCAGCCGTGGAAAACAAGATCGACGGCCAATAA
- the ftcD gene encoding glutamate formimidoyltransferase, with translation MARLVECVPNFSEGRRPEVIEAILAEIRQTTGVRLLDALPDASHNRTVVTFVGEPEAAKQAAFKACAKAAELIDMNKHQGEHPRIGATDVIPFTPLAEATMAECVDLARDLGQEIAEKLGIPVYLYEQASTGPHLTTLPQIRAGQYEGLKEAIKTPERWPDFGPHETHPTAGATAVGAREFLIAFNVNLDTADVTIAKSIAKAIRESSGGYKNVKALGIMIEERNLAQVTINMCNYRTTPLHRVFETIKNEAARHGANIVGSEIIGLTPMQALVDAAAFYLRLEDFQLEQIIETRLWE, from the coding sequence ATGGCACGTTTAGTTGAATGTGTACCTAATTTCAGTGAGGGACGGCGGCCAGAGGTAATCGAGGCCATTTTAGCTGAGATCCGTCAGACGACTGGAGTGCGGCTGCTGGATGCTTTGCCTGATGCCAGCCACAATCGTACCGTGGTCACCTTTGTGGGTGAACCGGAGGCGGCCAAGCAGGCGGCTTTTAAAGCCTGTGCTAAGGCGGCTGAGTTAATTGATATGAATAAGCACCAGGGGGAACATCCCCGCATTGGGGCTACTGACGTAATTCCCTTTACCCCACTGGCTGAAGCTACCATGGCCGAGTGTGTGGATTTAGCCCGAGATTTAGGGCAAGAAATAGCGGAGAAATTGGGGATCCCGGTTTATTTATACGAACAGGCTTCTACCGGGCCCCACTTAACAACGCTGCCCCAGATTCGAGCTGGCCAATATGAAGGGCTAAAAGAAGCTATCAAGACCCCAGAGCGCTGGCCGGATTTTGGCCCCCATGAGACTCATCCTACCGCCGGTGCCACTGCCGTGGGCGCCAGGGAGTTTCTCATTGCTTTTAACGTTAATCTTGATACTGCTGACGTAACCATTGCCAAGAGCATCGCCAAAGCCATCCGCGAATCTAGCGGCGGCTATAAGAATGTAAAGGCGCTGGGGATCATGATCGAAGAGCGCAATCTGGCCCAAGTGACTATCAACATGTGCAATTACAGAACCACACCTTTGCACCGAGTCTTTGAGACGATCAAAAACGAAGCGGCCCGCCACGGGGCAAACATAGTGGGCAGTGAGATTATCGGGCTCACGCCTATGCAGGCCTTGGTGGATGCCGCCGCCTTTTACCTGCGCTTGGAGGACTTTCAGCTGGAACAGATCATCGAGACCAGGCTGTGGGAATAG
- a CDS encoding fumarate hydratase gives MREIQAASITKVVRDLFVSANYFIPSDILAALKQQQETELSQFGQMVLDQIIENDRLAAAKKMPICQDTGMAVVFVDYGQDVHVVGGSFEQAVEEGVRQAYTEGYLRKSVVSDPLFARTNTKDNTPAVIHVRIVPGENLRFLVTPKGFGSENMSALKLLTPAAGVDGVKQFVLDTVRQAGPNPCPPIIVGIGIGGTMDKVAELAKRATLRPVGSRNLDRRYADLEQELLAEINETGIGPAGLGGSTTALAVNIEWYPTHIAGLPVAVNIVCHACRRQEAVL, from the coding sequence ATGCGCGAAATCCAGGCGGCGTCTATCACTAAGGTGGTTCGAGATCTATTTGTTTCGGCCAATTACTTTATCCCCTCAGATATTTTAGCAGCGCTAAAGCAGCAGCAAGAGACAGAACTGTCCCAGTTTGGCCAGATGGTGCTGGATCAGATAATCGAAAACGACCGCTTGGCGGCGGCCAAGAAAATGCCTATTTGTCAGGATACAGGGATGGCCGTGGTCTTTGTGGATTACGGTCAAGATGTCCATGTAGTGGGTGGCAGCTTTGAACAGGCGGTGGAAGAAGGGGTGCGCCAGGCGTACACCGAGGGTTACTTGCGTAAATCAGTGGTGTCCGACCCGCTCTTTGCCCGCACTAATACAAAAGACAATACCCCGGCGGTGATTCATGTGCGCATAGTGCCGGGAGAGAACTTGCGCTTTCTGGTGACACCCAAAGGGTTCGGCAGCGAGAATATGAGTGCGCTCAAGCTGCTCACTCCGGCGGCGGGGGTGGACGGAGTCAAACAGTTTGTTCTCGATACGGTGCGCCAAGCCGGCCCCAATCCCTGTCCCCCGATCATAGTGGGTATCGGCATTGGCGGTACCATGGATAAAGTGGCCGAGTTGGCCAAGCGGGCTACTTTAAGGCCTGTGGGTAGCCGTAACTTAGACCGGCGGTATGCTGATTTAGAACAGGAACTCTTGGCTGAAATTAACGAAACCGGAATCGGACCGGCCGGGCTGGGTGGTTCCACCACTGCCCTGGCGGTAAACATTGAATGGTACCCCACCCATATTGCCGGGCTGCCGGTGGCGGTAAACATTGTCTGCCATGCTTGCCGGCGGCAGGAAGCAGTTCTCTAA
- a CDS encoding Fe-S-containing hydro-lyase, whose amino-acid sequence MDKHRLQPPVTAEEVRRLKAGDVVTITGPIYTARDAAHKRLIETLRAGKPLPFDLQGQVIYYVGPTPAQPGQVSGSAGPTTSGRMDPYTPALLEQGLKVMIGKGRRSPEVIAAMKEFGVVYLGLVGGTAALVAQAIKRVDVVAYADLGAEAIHRFYVEDLATMVLIDSRGRDLYETEPAKYAFSPT is encoded by the coding sequence ATGGATAAACACCGGTTGCAACCGCCGGTTACCGCAGAAGAGGTGCGGCGCCTTAAAGCCGGGGATGTAGTTACCATAACCGGACCAATATATACCGCTCGCGACGCGGCTCATAAGCGGCTGATTGAGACTCTGAGGGCCGGTAAACCGCTCCCTTTTGACCTTCAGGGACAGGTAATCTACTATGTGGGCCCCACCCCGGCCCAGCCGGGACAGGTTTCAGGTTCAGCCGGACCCACCACCAGTGGGCGCATGGATCCGTACACACCGGCACTCTTGGAGCAGGGGCTCAAGGTGATGATCGGCAAAGGACGGCGGTCACCGGAGGTGATCGCTGCCATGAAGGAGTTTGGCGTCGTTTACCTGGGCCTGGTGGGCGGCACGGCAGCACTGGTGGCTCAGGCCATCAAAAGAGTCGACGTAGTTGCCTACGCCGACTTAGGCGCGGAAGCTATTCATCGCTTTTACGTTGAAGATCTAGCCACAATGGTTCTCATCGATAGCAGAGGACGCGATCTTTATGAAACAGAGCCGGCTAAATACGCTTTTTCCCCGACCTAA